The following are encoded together in the Drosophila biarmipes strain raj3 chromosome 3L, RU_DBia_V1.1, whole genome shotgun sequence genome:
- the LOC108035916 gene encoding protein naked cuticle isoform X1 — MAGNIVKWWKHKILGGYKQFSVQECTTDSEELMYHQVRASSSCSAPPDLLLVSERDNNIQLRSPVVNIITTPPGNASSGATKQQSHQHHQSHSQTHPHHHHHASGRSHAAHPGHPQDASSGGSHSKHLRINSTSNGKHGKYSNMQQHLPQDEDVVDAAASVQQHAGHAHSRHLHHHKEERIRLEEFTCDVSVEGGKSSQPLQFSFTFYDLDGHHGKITKDDIVGIVYTIYESIGKSVVVPHCGSKTINVRLTVSPEGKSKAQPVVPLPVPVPVATGFGSSHASKLKKLPSGLGGAVGSGGATALTTSAGNRRQHRYRPRKLIKSDDEDDDSNSEKDMATTATDQPSGSGARSGGKGHHHQAQATRYHQNQNQSQSQNLNHSQKNSSRAEQYCAELNAPDNGHNTYENMLNLKCCKPEGDQADCPSHRQHHQLRQQDIYMKQATQRVKMLRRARKQKYQDHCLETRQRSLSVGNDSAWQNRHLQSQQPAVGQAAATTPPPQPLNHKTASGSPPLGGGGDMMLDGVQLRQPRPQSLAHQPNQLQRKSAECWKSALNRNDLISIIRESMEKNRLCFQLNGKPQANVSPIRQPAAQQQPQQQQRQRCNTGSKIPTLIANHSPVAQQSPLSCSPPTADTTTSIPVGTEVNGQQQQQPSPSAHPNANTNPSVSHHNHHEHPQPHIPIYHQQLAINPAVLAAQQTHNTAHNKLNLCGYDSFLHATICGGGAAAHSPPATPSNVATVQPIPKKSQKNLLQGYQRLEQQAPQPQQQRSSKDYKNYGNLIYAKLSEQLQQKDREQRRQRHKQEQRQHQMLQDQHKDAARSEPRPPTSNSSSAGSKIYGDAVECAHLLASEDEDLPPSPHLTSTPSKVVSTDTLIDLNDDVGEAVAEAVTGGGKQVPEAEEPGQQVEAELDTSASSSMIHRYVHEHIHHHYHHFKEQQDV, encoded by the exons TCCAGGAATGCACCACAGACTCCGAGGAGCTGATGTACCACCAGGTGCGCGCCTCCTCCTCTTGCAGCGCCCCGCCCGACCTGCTGCTGGTCAGCGAACGTGACAACAATATCCAACTGCGATCGCCGGTGGTGAACATAATCACCACGCCGCCGGGCAATGCCTCCAGTGGGGCGACCAAGCAGCAGTCGCACCAGCACCATCAGAGCCACAGCCAGACGCAcccgcaccaccaccaccacgccTCGGGCAGGAGCCACGCGGCGCATCCGGGGCATCCGCAGGATGcgagcagcggcggcagccaCAGCAAGCACCTGCGCATCAACAGCACCTCCAACGGCAAGCACGGCAAATACTCAAACATGCAGCAGCACCTGCCGCAGGATGAGGACGTGGTGGACGCCGCAGCCTCCGTGCAGCAGCacgccggccacgcccactcgcgCCACCTGCACCACCACAAGGAGGAGCGCATCCGGCTGGAG GAATTCACCTGCGACGTGTCCGTGGAAGGGGGGAAGTCCTCGCAGCCGCTGCAGTTCTCGTTCACGTTCTACGATTTGGACGGGCACCACGGCAAGATAACAAAGGACGACATCGTGGGCATTGTGTACACCATATACGAGTCCATCGGCAAGTCGGTGGTGGTGCCCCACTGCGGCAGCAAGACAATCAACGTGCGGCTCACCGTCAGTCCCGAGGGCAAATCGAAGGCGCAGCCGGTGGTGCCGCTGCCGGTCCCCGTGCCCGTTGCGACAGGGTTCGGCAGCAGCCACGCCAGCAAGCTGAAGAAGCTGCCCTCGGGCCTGGGCGGCGCAGTGGGATCCGGCGGGGCGACGGCCCTAACGACTTCCGCCGGCAACCGCCGCCAGCACCGCTATCGACCGCGCAAACTGATTAAGTCCGATGACGAGGACGACGACAGCAACAGCGAGAAGGACATGGCCACCACCGCCACCGACCAGCCCAGCGGAAGCGGGGCGAGGTCGGGGGGCAAGGGCCATCACCACCAGGCGCAGGCCACCAGGTACCAtcagaaccagaaccagagTCAGAGCCAAAATCTGAATCACAGCCAGAAGAACAGCTCCCGGGCGGAGCAGTACTGCGCGGAGCTGAACGCTCCGGACAACGGCCACAATACCTACGAGAATATGCTGAATCTCAAGTGCTGCAAGCCGGAGGGCGACCAGGCGGACTGCCCCTCGCACCGCCAGCACCACCAGCTGCGCCAGCAGGACATCTACATGAAGCAGGCCACCCAGCGGGTCAAGATGTTGCGGAGGGCGCGCAAACAAAAG TACCAGGACCACTGCCTCGAAACGCGACAGCGCAGCCTGTCGGTGGGCAACGACTCCGCCTGGCAGAACCGCCACCTGCAGTCTCAGCAGCCGGCGGTGGGTCAGGCAGCCGCCACGACCCCTCCCCCGCAGCCGCTGAACCACAAGACCGCGTCGGGGTCTCCGCCGCTGGGGGGTGGCGGCGACATGATGCTCGACGGGGTGCAGCTGCgccagccacgcccccagtCCCTCGCCCACCAGCCAAACCAGCTGCAGCGCAAGTCGGCCGAGTGCTGGAAGTCGGCGCTCAATCGCAACGACCTCATTAGCATCATCCGGGAGAGCATGGAGAAGAACCGCCTGTGTTTTCAGCTGAATGG AAAACCCCAAGCCAATGTGAGTCCCATACGGCAACCGGcagcacaacaacaaccacaacaacagcaacgccAACGCTGCAATACGGGCTCGAAAATACCCACGCTAATTGCCAACCACAGTCCGGTCGCCCAGCAATCGCCGCTCAGCTGCAGTCCACCTACGGCggacaccaccaccagcattCCAGTGGGCACCGAGGTCAAcggtcagcagcagcaacagcccaGCCCCAGTGCCCACCCCAATGCCAATACCAATCCCAGTGTCAGCCACCACAACCACCACGAACATCCCCAACCGCACATACCCATCTACCATCAGCAGCTGGCCATTAATCCGGCCGTCCTGGCCGCCCAGCAGACGCACAACACGGCCCACAACAAGCTCAACCTGTGTGGCTACGACTCCTTCCTGCATGCCACCATCTGCGGGGGCGGGGCAGCCGCCCACTCgcccccggccacgcccagcaACGTGGCCACCGTGCAGCCGATCCCCAAGAAGAGCCAGAAGAACCTGCTGCAGGGCTACCAGCGCCTGGAACAGCAGGcgccgcagccgcagcagcagcggagcAGCAAGGACTACAAGAACTACGGCAACCTCATATACGCCAAGCTGAgtgagcagctgcagcagaagGATCGGGAGCAGCGACGCCAGCGGCACAAgcaggagcagcggcagcatcAGATGTTGCAGGATCAGCACAAGGACGCGGCTCGGTCCGAGCCACGTCCCCCCACCTCGAACTCCAGCTCGGCGGGCTCGAAGATCTACGGCGATGCCGTGGAGTGCGCCCACCTGCTGGCCAGCGAGGACGAGGACCTGCCCCCCAGTCCGCATCTCACGAGCACGCCCAGCAAGGTGGTCAGCACCGACACCCTCATCGACCTCAACGACGACGTGGGCGAGGCGGTGGCCGAGGCAGTCACTGGGGGCGGCAAGCAGGTGCCGGAGGCCGAGGAGCCCGGCCAGCAGGTGGAGGCGGAACTGGACACCAGTGCCTCCAGCTCCATGATCCACCGCTACGTGCACGAGCACATCCACCACCACTACCACCACTTCAAGGAGCAGCAGGACGTCTAG
- the LOC108035916 gene encoding protein naked cuticle isoform X2 produces the protein MAGNIVKWWKHKILGGYKQFSVQECTTDSEELMYHQVRASSSCSAPPDLLLVSERDNNIQLRSPVVNIITTPPGNASSGATKQQSHQHHQSHSQTHPHHHHHASGRSHAAHPGHPQDASSGGSHSKHLRINSTSNGKHGKYSNMQQHLPQDEDVVDAAASVQQHAGHAHSRHLHHHKEERIRLEEFTCDVSVEGGKSSQPLQFSFTFYDLDGHHGKITKDDIVGIVYTIYESIGKSVVVPHCGSKTINVRLTVSPEGKSKAQPVVPLPVPVPVATGFGSSHASKLKKLPSGLGGAVGSGGATALTTSAGNRRQHRYRPRKLIKSDDEDDDSNSEKDMATTATDQPSGSGARSGGKGHHHQAQATRYHQNQNQSQSQNLNHSQKNSSRAEQYCAELNAPDNGHNTYENMLNLKCCKPEGDQADCPSHRQHHQLRQQDIYMKQATQRVKMLRRARKQKKTPSQCESHTATGSTTTTTTTATPTLQYGLENTHANCQPQSGRPAIAAQLQSTYGGHHHQHSSGHRGQRSAAATAQPQCPPQCQYQSQCQPPQPPRTSPTAHTHLPSAAGH, from the exons TCCAGGAATGCACCACAGACTCCGAGGAGCTGATGTACCACCAGGTGCGCGCCTCCTCCTCTTGCAGCGCCCCGCCCGACCTGCTGCTGGTCAGCGAACGTGACAACAATATCCAACTGCGATCGCCGGTGGTGAACATAATCACCACGCCGCCGGGCAATGCCTCCAGTGGGGCGACCAAGCAGCAGTCGCACCAGCACCATCAGAGCCACAGCCAGACGCAcccgcaccaccaccaccacgccTCGGGCAGGAGCCACGCGGCGCATCCGGGGCATCCGCAGGATGcgagcagcggcggcagccaCAGCAAGCACCTGCGCATCAACAGCACCTCCAACGGCAAGCACGGCAAATACTCAAACATGCAGCAGCACCTGCCGCAGGATGAGGACGTGGTGGACGCCGCAGCCTCCGTGCAGCAGCacgccggccacgcccactcgcgCCACCTGCACCACCACAAGGAGGAGCGCATCCGGCTGGAG GAATTCACCTGCGACGTGTCCGTGGAAGGGGGGAAGTCCTCGCAGCCGCTGCAGTTCTCGTTCACGTTCTACGATTTGGACGGGCACCACGGCAAGATAACAAAGGACGACATCGTGGGCATTGTGTACACCATATACGAGTCCATCGGCAAGTCGGTGGTGGTGCCCCACTGCGGCAGCAAGACAATCAACGTGCGGCTCACCGTCAGTCCCGAGGGCAAATCGAAGGCGCAGCCGGTGGTGCCGCTGCCGGTCCCCGTGCCCGTTGCGACAGGGTTCGGCAGCAGCCACGCCAGCAAGCTGAAGAAGCTGCCCTCGGGCCTGGGCGGCGCAGTGGGATCCGGCGGGGCGACGGCCCTAACGACTTCCGCCGGCAACCGCCGCCAGCACCGCTATCGACCGCGCAAACTGATTAAGTCCGATGACGAGGACGACGACAGCAACAGCGAGAAGGACATGGCCACCACCGCCACCGACCAGCCCAGCGGAAGCGGGGCGAGGTCGGGGGGCAAGGGCCATCACCACCAGGCGCAGGCCACCAGGTACCAtcagaaccagaaccagagTCAGAGCCAAAATCTGAATCACAGCCAGAAGAACAGCTCCCGGGCGGAGCAGTACTGCGCGGAGCTGAACGCTCCGGACAACGGCCACAATACCTACGAGAATATGCTGAATCTCAAGTGCTGCAAGCCGGAGGGCGACCAGGCGGACTGCCCCTCGCACCGCCAGCACCACCAGCTGCGCCAGCAGGACATCTACATGAAGCAGGCCACCCAGCGGGTCAAGATGTTGCGGAGGGCGCGCAAACAAAAG AAAACCCCAAGCCAATGTGAGTCCCATACGGCAACCGGcagcacaacaacaaccacaacaacagcaacgccAACGCTGCAATACGGGCTCGAAAATACCCACGCTAATTGCCAACCACAGTCCGGTCGCCCAGCAATCGCCGCTCAGCTGCAGTCCACCTACGGCggacaccaccaccagcattCCAGTGGGCACCGAGGTCAAcggtcagcagcagcaacagcccaGCCCCAGTGCCCACCCCAATGCCAATACCAATCCCAGTGTCAGCCACCACAACCACCACGAACATCCCCAACCGCACATACCCATCTACCATCAGCAGCTGGCCATTAA